A single genomic interval of Bacteroidota bacterium harbors:
- a CDS encoding M28 family peptidase, with the protein MKKLLFLICGFYIALFSVSAQERLADPRLQFANTITAAELKTHLSIIASDEYEGRGTATKGQQMAAEYISNYYKSIGIPPLPGTDSYYQKFELMEIGLGDMQLNIGKEKYQFIRDFYAFPNSSNSADIQSTEIIFLGYGIDDSAYSDYKNIDVAGKVIVVLQGEPKQNEKSLITGSDELSEWSTEWDKKIETATQHQVKCIFIIDEEIERVASSKYFVNYLTSSSLKLKKDYTPSPFCAYAFIAPHVGDELLDGKKLSKAKTEMQNTLTTVSYTTKNKLHFIVEKNVNVTETENVLGYIEGGELKEELVIVSAHYDHLGIEDGVVYNGADDDGSGTVGLLEMANAIMQAKNAGYPLKRSVLFLSFTGEELGLYGSEYYTDNPVFPLANTVANLNIDMIGRVDDAHIADTNYIYIIGSDFLSKELHEINAYNAKTYTNLNLDYTYNTTDDPNKYYYRSDHYNFAKNNIPIIFFFNGTHADYHKPTDDIENIHFPLLEERVLLVYHDLWSIANMERRIKVDVKE; encoded by the coding sequence ATGAAAAAATTATTATTTCTGATTTGCGGTTTTTACATCGCATTATTTTCTGTATCTGCGCAAGAACGTTTAGCGGATCCACGGCTGCAATTTGCAAACACAATTACTGCTGCTGAATTAAAAACACATCTCAGCATAATTGCCTCCGACGAATATGAAGGAAGAGGTACTGCCACAAAAGGACAACAAATGGCAGCGGAATATATCAGCAATTATTATAAGAGCATTGGAATTCCACCTTTGCCCGGAACAGATTCTTACTATCAAAAATTTGAACTTATGGAAATTGGTTTGGGTGATATGCAATTGAATATTGGAAAAGAAAAATATCAATTCATTCGTGATTTTTATGCATTTCCAAATTCAAGTAATAGTGCAGATATACAATCCACTGAAATTATATTTCTTGGTTACGGCATTGACGATAGCGCTTATAGTGATTATAAGAATATAGATGTTGCGGGGAAAGTAATTGTGGTGTTGCAAGGTGAACCAAAGCAAAATGAAAAATCATTAATTACAGGTTCGGATGAATTATCTGAATGGAGTACGGAATGGGATAAGAAGATTGAAACTGCCACACAACATCAGGTGAAATGTATATTTATTATTGATGAAGAAATTGAACGAGTAGCAAGCAGTAAATACTTTGTAAATTATTTGACATCTTCTTCATTGAAATTAAAAAAAGATTATACACCGTCTCCGTTTTGTGCGTATGCTTTTATTGCACCTCATGTTGGCGATGAATTACTCGACGGAAAAAAATTGAGTAAAGCAAAAACAGAAATGCAAAATACATTGACAACTGTTTCTTATACAACAAAGAATAAATTGCATTTTATAGTGGAGAAGAATGTGAATGTAACAGAAACAGAAAATGTGTTGGGATATATTGAAGGTGGTGAATTAAAAGAGGAGTTGGTAATTGTATCTGCGCACTACGATCATTTAGGAATTGAAGACGGAGTTGTATATAATGGAGCAGATGATGATGGTTCGGGAACGGTAGGATTATTAGAAATGGCGAATGCAATTATGCAGGCAAAAAATGCGGGGTATCCTTTAAAACGCAGTGTATTGTTTTTATCTTTTACCGGAGAAGAACTCGGATTATATGGTTCAGAATATTACACCGATAATCCGGTGTTTCCATTAGCAAATACAGTAGCGAATTTAAATATTGATATGATAGGCAGAGTGGATGATGCACACATTGCGGACACCAATTATATCTATATCATCGGTTCTGATTTTTTAAGTAAAGAATTGCATGAAATAAATGCGTACAATGCAAAAACATATACTAATCTGAATCTGGATTATACATACAACACCACCGATGATCCGAATAAATATTATTACCGCAGCGATCATTACAACTTTGCAAAAAATAATATTCCCATTATATTTTTCTTTAATGGCACACATGCTGATTATCATAAACCTACCGATGATATAGAAAATATTCACTTCCCATTGCTTGAAGAACGAGTGCTATTAGTTTATCACGATCTGTGGTCTATTGCCAATATGGAAAGAAGAATAAAGGTGGATGTGAAGGAATGA
- the rpiB gene encoding ribose 5-phosphate isomerase B: MNTKTIAIGCDHAGYQVRETLIPFLKDLGYEVKDFGTYSEESVDYPDFVHPVANSIESGESKLGILICGSANGVAITANKHKDIRAAIVWQNELSSLARSHNNANVICLPARFISLDDAMQFTKTFLTTDFEGGRHQNRVNKMTKGCY, translated from the coding sequence ATGAATACAAAAACAATAGCTATTGGTTGCGACCATGCAGGATATCAAGTGCGTGAAACGCTTATTCCATTCCTAAAAGATTTGGGATATGAAGTAAAAGATTTCGGAACATATTCCGAAGAGTCGGTGGACTATCCTGATTTTGTACATCCTGTTGCAAATAGTATTGAAAGCGGGGAATCGAAATTAGGAATTCTTATTTGTGGTAGCGCAAATGGTGTTGCTATCACTGCAAATAAACATAAAGATATTCGTGCTGCAATTGTTTGGCAGAATGAACTCTCTTCTTTGGCAAGATCACATAATAATGCAAATGTGATTTGTTTGCCTGCACGATTTATTTCTTTAGATGATGCTATGCAGTTTACCAAAACATTTTTAACCACAGATTTTGAAGGTGGTCGCCATCAGAATCGTGTAAATAAAATGACTAAGGGCTGTTATTAA
- the tatC gene encoding twin-arginine translocase subunit TatC, which yields MRKARNEMSFIEHLEDLRWHIIRILLVIIFFAIFFLLYPQYIFDYVILAPKNPDFPTYRLFCYLGNYLHIDGLCFTEFDYELFYLNLSSPFLLYIRIAIMGGAILAFPYILWEIWRFVKPALYENEMKNLGGIIFIATLLFYIGAFFGYFLLAPFSINFLANFQLSESIQNQFTFDSYLGILTGMVLWTGVIFEIPMIAYFLAKIGLLTREFMAAQRKFAFVFSLVLAAIITPSGDAFSLFLVATPLWVLYEVSIIVVMRVEKNNRKREAAE from the coding sequence ATGCGAAAGGCTCGTAATGAGATGTCGTTTATTGAACATCTGGAAGATTTGCGCTGGCATATTATCCGCATTTTATTGGTGATAATATTCTTTGCTATTTTCTTCTTGCTCTATCCGCAATACATTTTTGACTATGTAATTCTTGCACCAAAAAATCCGGATTTTCCGACGTATAGATTATTCTGTTATCTCGGCAATTATTTACATATTGATGGATTGTGTTTCACCGAATTTGATTACGAATTATTTTATCTGAATTTATCCTCACCATTTTTATTATATATCCGCATTGCAATTATGGGCGGAGCAATACTTGCATTTCCATATATCCTTTGGGAAATATGGCGATTTGTAAAACCGGCTTTGTATGAAAATGAAATGAAAAATCTGGGTGGAATAATTTTTATTGCTACGCTGCTTTTTTATATCGGTGCTTTCTTCGGATATTTTTTATTGGCACCATTCTCAATAAATTTTCTCGCAAATTTTCAATTAAGTGAGTCTATTCAAAATCAATTTACTTTCGATTCTTATCTCGGCATATTAACAGGTATGGTGTTGTGGACAGGAGTAATTTTTGAAATACCGATGATTGCATATTTCCTTGCAAAAATCGGATTGCTTACAAGAGAATTTATGGCAGCGCAACGCAAATTTGCTTTTGTATTTTCTTTGGTATTAGCAGCTATCATTACACCATCGGGTGATGCATTCAGTTTGTTTTTAGTAGCCACTCCATTATGGGTACTTTATGAGGTAAGTATTATTGTAGTAATGCGGGTAGAAAAAAATAATCGCAAACGGGAAGCGGCTGAATAA
- a CDS encoding T9SS type A sorting domain-containing protein, with the protein MSAKISDSVFYATNNTADTLSADMWHSIYSEMFHAAYDTTTYTIPDTVFMHAHGYYSDTIPMGVMRYSYYKFKDEALHTGTYFDFDTINTILTEHYPSGSWPYLSNALFVAAPLIGSSDYTNPVFRIDPQFIFLDAAYYAFLIQNNWTLKIDFGDGLGWINFNINTITNHQVIYADGGKKLIKAAIFNVVGTLVDFSQSRLLILGDDPLIPPDETWTFIPGMTVGVYEGYNHIENSGRLIIYLEGFDIGDIFPFSNRTAADIYSKQIAPDPIIQLQNDGYNFLVVDWKRSGIDIRFNALYLLNFLEYLKGISTDDEQFVIVGRSIGGVIARYTPTFMEHQQYQSENYDAFFQDEYDENNIVYLLLHPYLDDLPTTVNHKEKMHNTRLLITDDSPHQGAILPLSIQHAYNGFFALISHYIGPFLTISATIFNFGINAQAAQQTFIYHVDTKSGSTYTARSEKNKFFTQLNSLGNYPKYAKVVAMSNGSLAGEPQTNIYTGDDRVAGDRLVDFSTELFARALWIKVPLFGADLECNTDFDGYGHIYAANAGRYTIALKLYWFGVKIETGYNSLFDVDEYATTKPYSINAGGYFPPDLKLVGTHEFDNPNQLSQWWLFNVASWHTSNDGDGCFTIDSHIGWEGFASVNFDLSVCSDGSYFCHVPLQSALDYGTLGTTYPLNLNIETLSVNTNLNRVKADVIIGIPSGYPSLYPNNAHSYFRNDYIYNITQTAAPNDPFTYYTCIGVDDSVKRGFINLEIGDEELYLENNILPWTGKYQTEFNIRVNKRNPHYEYVGYINPNPDIRVLGVYSKKAAFIIQSPGHAIFQYDKTGTPVIPAFQYGSPLSSDTTRVNEPLYICCTNYKTPIERLADLENEFTFTEEFKNILLAFPNPNNGKELILNYTLHSKGEVIINVLNTLGKIVYYKKEFALEDLNQSILNLSFLPQGMYVINISNNYKQANTQILIIK; encoded by the coding sequence ATGTCTGCCAAAATAAGTGATAGTGTTTTTTATGCGACAAATAATACTGCGGATACATTAAGTGCAGATATGTGGCATTCCATCTATAGTGAAATGTTTCATGCAGCTTATGATACTACAACTTATACAATTCCCGACACGGTATTTATGCATGCCCATGGTTATTATTCCGATACTATACCTATGGGTGTAATGCGTTACTCTTATTATAAATTTAAAGATGAAGCACTTCACACGGGTACCTACTTCGACTTTGATACAATTAATACGATTCTTACCGAGCATTATCCTTCAGGTTCATGGCCATATTTAAGCAATGCGCTTTTTGTTGCTGCACCATTAATTGGTTCCTCCGATTATACGAATCCTGTATTTCGCATTGATCCACAATTTATTTTTTTAGATGCGGCTTATTATGCTTTTTTAATACAAAATAACTGGACATTAAAAATAGATTTTGGCGATGGTTTAGGTTGGATAAATTTCAATATAAATACAATCACCAATCATCAAGTAATATATGCTGATGGAGGAAAAAAATTAATTAAAGCAGCCATCTTTAATGTTGTTGGCACACTGGTAGATTTTTCTCAATCTCGTTTGCTTATATTAGGTGATGACCCGTTAATACCACCTGATGAAACATGGACATTTATACCAGGAATGACAGTAGGAGTTTATGAAGGATATAATCATATTGAAAATTCAGGTAGGCTCATTATTTATTTAGAAGGGTTTGATATTGGAGATATATTTCCATTTTCCAATCGCACTGCGGCAGATATATACAGCAAGCAAATTGCGCCCGATCCTATTATTCAATTACAAAATGATGGTTATAATTTTTTGGTAGTTGATTGGAAACGCAGTGGCATTGATATACGGTTTAATGCCTTATACCTTCTCAATTTTCTTGAATATTTAAAAGGTATAAGTACAGACGATGAGCAGTTTGTTATTGTGGGCAGAAGTATAGGAGGAGTTATTGCCAGATACACCCCCACTTTTATGGAGCATCAACAATATCAAAGTGAAAATTATGATGCTTTTTTTCAAGATGAATATGATGAAAATAATATAGTATATCTTCTATTACATCCTTATTTAGATGACCTGCCTACAACTGTTAACCATAAAGAAAAAATGCATAATACCCGTTTATTAATTACTGATGATTCTCCCCATCAGGGTGCAATACTTCCTTTATCAATACAGCATGCTTATAATGGATTCTTTGCATTAATTTCTCATTATATTGGACCTTTTCTAACCATTTCTGCAACTATCTTCAATTTCGGTATTAATGCTCAGGCAGCGCAACAGACATTTATTTATCATGTGGATACAAAAAGCGGATCCACTTATACGGCTCGTTCCGAAAAGAATAAATTTTTCACACAACTTAACAGTTTGGGGAATTATCCCAAGTACGCAAAAGTGGTTGCCATGAGCAATGGTTCGCTTGCCGGTGAGCCTCAAACTAATATTTATACAGGTGATGATAGAGTAGCTGGAGATAGGCTTGTTGATTTCAGTACGGAACTTTTTGCCAGAGCACTCTGGATTAAAGTGCCACTTTTTGGAGCTGATTTAGAATGTAATACAGACTTTGATGGATACGGACATATCTATGCTGCAAATGCGGGTAGATATACAATAGCGCTTAAGCTTTATTGGTTTGGCGTTAAAATAGAAACCGGATACAATTCTCTTTTTGATGTTGATGAATATGCTACAACAAAACCATATAGTATAAATGCAGGAGGTTATTTCCCTCCGGATTTAAAGTTAGTGGGAACCCATGAATTTGATAACCCGAATCAACTTTCACAGTGGTGGCTCTTTAATGTTGCATCATGGCATACGTCTAATGATGGAGATGGCTGTTTTACAATAGATTCACATATTGGGTGGGAGGGGTTTGCAAGTGTAAATTTTGATTTATCTGTCTGCTCTGACGGCTCCTATTTCTGCCATGTACCTTTGCAGAGTGCACTTGATTATGGTACATTGGGTACTACTTACCCGCTTAACCTCAATATTGAAACGCTAAGTGTCAATACAAATCTGAATAGGGTGAAGGCGGATGTAATTATTGGGATTCCGAGTGGATATCCTTCTCTTTATCCAAATAATGCTCATTCTTATTTTAGGAATGATTACATCTATAATATTACACAGACGGCAGCTCCGAATGATCCTTTTACCTATTATACTTGCATAGGAGTAGATGATTCGGTTAAGCGAGGATTTATTAATTTAGAAATAGGCGATGAAGAACTCTATTTAGAAAATAACATTCTACCATGGACAGGTAAATACCAAACAGAATTTAATATACGAGTGAACAAGAGAAATCCGCATTATGAATATGTGGGATATATAAATCCAAATCCTGATATAAGAGTTTTAGGAGTTTATTCAAAAAAAGCAGCATTCATTATTCAAAGTCCGGGACATGCTATATTTCAATATGATAAAACCGGAACTCCTGTTATTCCTGCATTCCAATATGGTTCGCCTCTAAGTTCAGATACCACACGAGTAAATGAACCATTGTATATCTGCTGCACGAATTATAAAACTCCAATTGAACGATTAGCTGATTTGGAAAATGAATTCACATTTACAGAAGAGTTTAAAAATATTCTTCTCGCTTTTCCAAATCCTAATAATGGTAAGGAATTAATTCTTAATTATACGCTACATAGTAAGGGGGAGGTAATAATTAATGTATTAAATACATTAGGAAAAATTGTTTATTATAAAAAAGAATTTGCTCTGGAAGATTTAAATCAATCCATTCTAAATCTTTCATTTTTACCACAAGGTATGTATGTAATAAATATAAGTAATAACTATAAACAAGCAAATACTCAAATATTAATAATTAAATAG
- the radA gene encoding DNA repair protein RadA encodes MKTGKTKTAFFCQNCGFESPKWMGKCSSCNEWNTFVEEVLVRGEEKEEWKEEPKKKGNSPQLLESISAIEGDRIITSDNELNRVLGGGVVPGSIVLIGGEPGIGKSTLLLQLALVLSGIKVLYVSGEESEQQIKMRADRIDGNNPDLYISTEISLSVLFKQIKQLKPELLIVDSIQTLSSDFVDATAGSISQIKECAAQLQRYAKESNTPVFIIGHINKEGYIAGPKILEHMVDTVLQFEGDHHYTHRILRTIKNRFGPASEIGIYKMEGDGLKQVSNPSELLITQKDEPMSGVAIGATMEGLRTILIEVQALVTPAVYGNPQRTVTGFDLRRLHMLLAVLEKRGGLQFGNKDVFLNIAGGFRVDDPAMDLAIACSLISSFEDVAIPQQYCFAAEVGLSGELRAVNRIEQRIMEAEKLGMETIVISKHNMRSLQVKKFNIEVRALGKMEEVYQGLFQ; translated from the coding sequence TTGAAAACAGGAAAAACGAAAACAGCCTTCTTTTGTCAGAACTGCGGATTTGAATCTCCAAAGTGGATGGGTAAATGTTCGAGTTGTAACGAATGGAACACATTTGTGGAAGAAGTATTAGTGCGTGGGGAAGAAAAAGAAGAATGGAAAGAAGAACCAAAAAAGAAAGGGAATTCACCGCAATTATTAGAAAGTATAAGTGCAATAGAAGGCGATAGAATTATTACAAGCGATAATGAATTGAACAGAGTGTTGGGTGGTGGAGTTGTGCCGGGTTCTATAGTTTTAATTGGTGGCGAACCCGGAATAGGAAAATCCACTTTGCTATTACAACTTGCATTAGTGTTGTCAGGAATAAAAGTATTGTATGTAAGCGGCGAAGAAAGTGAACAACAAATTAAAATGCGTGCCGATAGAATTGATGGCAACAATCCGGATTTATATATCAGCACAGAAATTTCATTATCGGTTTTATTTAAACAGATAAAACAATTGAAACCGGAATTACTGATAGTGGATTCCATTCAAACATTAAGCAGTGATTTTGTGGATGCAACTGCGGGAAGTATTTCGCAGATAAAAGAATGTGCTGCACAGTTACAACGCTATGCAAAAGAAAGTAACACGCCTGTTTTTATTATCGGGCATATCAATAAAGAAGGATATATAGCCGGGCCAAAAATTTTAGAACACATGGTAGATACCGTGTTGCAATTTGAAGGCGATCATCATTACACGCATCGTATTTTGCGTACCATAAAAAATCGTTTCGGTCCTGCCAGTGAAATAGGTATTTATAAAATGGAAGGTGATGGATTAAAGCAAGTAAGCAATCCGAGTGAATTATTAATTACGCAAAAAGATGAACCGATGAGTGGTGTTGCAATTGGTGCAACGATGGAGGGATTGCGGACAATTTTAATTGAAGTTCAGGCATTGGTTACACCCGCTGTGTATGGTAATCCGCAACGGACTGTAACAGGATTTGATTTGCGCAGATTACACATGTTGCTGGCCGTATTAGAAAAAAGAGGTGGATTGCAATTCGGAAATAAAGATGTGTTTTTAAATATCGCTGGAGGATTCAGAGTGGATGATCCTGCAATGGATTTAGCAATAGCATGTTCGCTGATTTCATCGTTTGAAGATGTTGCTATTCCACAACAATATTGTTTTGCTGCGGAGGTAGGATTGAGTGGAGAATTGCGTGCAGTAAATCGCATTGAACAACGGATAATGGAAGCAGAAAAACTCGGTATGGAAACGATTGTTATTTCCAAACATAACATGCGTAGTTTGCAAGTAAAGAAATTTAATATAGAAGTGCGGGCTCTCGGAAAAATGGAAGAAGTATATCAGGGATTGTTTCAATAA
- a CDS encoding OmpA family protein — MNKQIFFTAAIAAILISCVPARQYQDTLTAKDKAETEVKSLNTRIDDLDAEVKSLKDYVKEQSDTIRRRTNDLEDLQNRYDNMVRTNSQLRETEDLLNNRINQLLAISASENVKLSEDITAKEKLLSDKEMALQQKEFQLEAERRSIDSLQASIVTKENRIQELETAINSLNEKLSSVMGSLEKALAGFNSSDLTIEQRGGRIYINISEKLLFASGSTTIDANGKKALKQVADALREQKDVRIMVEGHTDNVPLKSANYPKDNWDLSVLRATTIVKILTTEYGVDAKMLQAAGSGEFQPVASNSDASGRSLNRRTEIVIMPDLTVIADILNKMADQ, encoded by the coding sequence ATGAATAAGCAAATATTTTTTACGGCGGCAATCGCAGCAATTTTAATTTCTTGTGTTCCCGCAAGGCAATATCAGGATACACTCACTGCAAAAGATAAAGCAGAAACAGAAGTGAAATCATTAAATACCAGAATTGATGATCTGGATGCAGAGGTTAAAAGTTTAAAGGATTATGTAAAAGAACAATCCGACACTATCCGCAGAAGAACGAATGATCTGGAGGATTTACAAAATCGTTATGATAATATGGTGCGCACTAACAGTCAATTGCGTGAAACGGAAGATTTATTAAATAATCGTATCAATCAGTTGCTTGCGATTTCGGCATCAGAAAATGTGAAATTGAGTGAAGATATTACTGCGAAAGAAAAATTATTAAGTGATAAGGAAATGGCGTTGCAGCAAAAGGAATTTCAATTAGAAGCCGAGAGAAGAAGTATTGATTCTTTGCAAGCAAGTATTGTTACAAAAGAAAATCGTATTCAAGAATTGGAAACTGCTATTAATTCATTAAATGAAAAACTTTCCAGCGTAATGGGTTCGTTAGAAAAAGCATTAGCTGGTTTTAATTCAAGTGATTTAACGATTGAACAAAGAGGTGGCAGAATTTATATTAATATCTCTGAGAAATTATTATTTGCCTCCGGAAGTACAACCATTGATGCAAATGGTAAGAAGGCATTAAAGCAAGTGGCTGATGCATTGCGTGAACAAAAAGATGTGCGCATTATGGTGGAAGGACATACCGATAATGTGCCTTTGAAGAGTGCAAATTATCCGAAAGACAACTGGGATTTGAGTGTGTTGCGTGCTACTACAATTGTAAAAATTCTTACAACTGAATATGGTGTGGATGCAAAAATGTTGCAAGCAGCCGGCTCCGGTGAATTTCAACCTGTAGCCTCTAATAGTGATGCATCGGGGCGTTCATTAAATCGCAGAACAGAAATAGTTATCATGCCTGATCTAACTGTCATTGCAGATATATTGAATAAAATGGCCGACCAATAA
- a CDS encoding lipocalin family protein gives MKYYFGIILMSVVILFTISCSKENKLEKNLTGTWDVINIDSVYVDNQWQFTFEECGKKETCNGSYFYELHSAYSDTSFTRTFTWELNNNMLTTTLSDNSDVHYTILEWEDDYMKWNLLPYPDDILELVRIK, from the coding sequence ATGAAATATTATTTCGGAATTATCCTAATGAGTGTAGTAATACTATTTACTATCTCATGCAGCAAGGAAAATAAATTAGAAAAAAATTTAACAGGCACTTGGGATGTTATTAATATAGACTCTGTATATGTAGATAATCAATGGCAATTTACTTTTGAAGAATGCGGAAAAAAAGAAACTTGTAATGGCTCCTATTTCTATGAATTGCATTCAGCATATTCCGACACATCTTTTACAAGAACATTTACCTGGGAGCTTAACAATAATATGCTGACGACAACCTTATCTGATAATTCGGATGTGCACTATACTATTCTTGAATGGGAAGATGATTATATGAAATGGAACTTACTTCCTTATCCGGATGATATTTTAGAATTAGTGCGGATTAAATAG
- a CDS encoding DUF853 family protein codes for MSNTEKFIQEITAGYTFKGDFITLGTAMLDGAAIPQTLINIPLATINRHGLVAGATGSGKTKTLQVLCEQLSDKGVSVLIMDIKGDVSGIAQPGVSNPKISERMQKIGKEWNPTAYPVELMSISNEHGVMLRATVSEFGPVLFSKILELNDTQQGAVSLVFKYCDDNHYPLLDLKDFRKTLHYLTNDGKNEIAEEYGKIGVSTAGTILRKVVEIEEQGAATFFGERSFDVNDLVRTNDKGQGYINILRLTDIQSKPKMFSTFMLSLLAEVYSTFPELGDKAAPKLVIVIDEAHLIFKEASRALLSQIETIIKLIRSKGVGIFFCTQLPTDVPPEVLSQLGLKVQHALRAFTANDRKAIKLTSENYPITEYYKTDELLTNLGIGEAIISALNEKGIPTPLAHTLLVAPQSRMDVLSETEIQTLNNSSMLIRKYNEEIDRESAYEILNDKINRSQQLAKEDTEREEQRKENDRKEPAPHKGGRRNQKSAVERVVTSSAFNTVLRGVFNMLVKKKR; via the coding sequence ATGAGCAATACCGAAAAATTTATTCAGGAGATTACAGCAGGTTACACATTTAAAGGAGACTTCATAACATTGGGAACTGCTATGTTGGATGGCGCTGCAATTCCACAAACTTTAATAAATATTCCATTGGCAACAATTAACCGACATGGTTTGGTAGCGGGTGCAACAGGTTCCGGAAAAACAAAAACGTTACAGGTGTTATGCGAGCAATTGAGTGATAAAGGAGTTAGTGTGCTGATTATGGATATTAAAGGTGATGTAAGTGGAATTGCACAACCGGGAGTTTCTAATCCGAAGATCTCTGAGCGTATGCAAAAAATTGGAAAAGAATGGAATCCCACTGCATATCCTGTTGAGTTGATGAGTATTTCAAATGAACACGGTGTAATGTTGCGTGCAACTGTAAGTGAATTTGGTCCGGTATTATTTTCTAAAATTTTAGAATTAAATGATACGCAGCAAGGCGCTGTTTCTTTAGTATTTAAATATTGTGATGATAATCATTATCCCTTATTGGATTTAAAAGATTTTCGTAAAACATTACACTATCTCACCAACGATGGTAAAAATGAAATTGCAGAAGAGTATGGCAAAATAGGTGTTTCCACTGCCGGAACAATTCTGCGCAAAGTAGTTGAAATAGAAGAGCAAGGTGCTGCAACATTTTTTGGTGAACGCTCTTTCGATGTGAATGATTTGGTCCGCACAAATGATAAAGGACAAGGTTATATCAATATTTTGCGCTTAACGGATATTCAAAGCAAACCAAAAATGTTTTCTACGTTCATGTTGAGTTTGCTTGCGGAAGTATATTCTACTTTTCCTGAACTTGGTGATAAAGCTGCACCTAAATTGGTAATTGTAATTGATGAAGCACATTTAATTTTTAAAGAAGCATCCCGTGCATTGTTAAGTCAGATTGAAACTATTATTAAATTGATTCGCTCAAAAGGAGTGGGAATTTTTTTCTGTACTCAACTGCCTACAGATGTACCGCCGGAAGTGCTTAGTCAGTTAGGATTAAAAGTGCAACATGCGTTGCGAGCGTTTACTGCAAATGATCGCAAGGCAATTAAACTCACTTCAGAAAATTATCCAATAACTGAATATTATAAAACGGATGAACTACTTACTAATCTCGGTATCGGTGAAGCAATTATTTCTGCATTAAATGAAAAGGGAATTCCAACACCATTAGCACATACATTATTAGTAGCACCACAATCACGAATGGATGTATTATCCGAAACTGAAATTCAAACACTCAATAACTCTTCAATGTTAATCCGCAAATACAATGAAGAGATTGACAGGGAAAGTGCTTATGAAATTTTAAATGATAAAATAAATCGCAGTCAGCAATTGGCAAAAGAAGATACAGAACGAGAAGAACAGAGAAAAGAAAACGACAGAAAAGAACCTGCTCCGCATAAAGGTGGAAGACGAAATCAAAAATCTGCAGTAGAACGAGTAGTTACCAGTTCTGCTTTTAATACAGTTTTGCGTGGAGTATTTAATATGTTAGTGAAGAAGAAACGTTGA